CATCCCACTCAGGAAGCATCGCAACAGCAAGGCTGTCACCTAGAGCATCCCGGTAGTCAGGGATTGCCCAAGGACCAGTGATTACAGCTCCTACTTTACCGTCTTGGAACAGTCCGTTCATAACATCTCCATCGATACCCGTTGGCATGTAACCGTCTTCAAACCAAGATTGAATTAAAGCAGCACCTTCAACAGCACCTTCGTTGTCAAGACCGATGTCTTCAGTGTCATAAGCTCCGTCAGCATCCTGGTTAAAGATGTATCCACCTGCTCCAGTAAGGAACGGGTAAGCGAAATAAAGGTTTGTTGCTTCCATTAGGAAACCATACTCATCAGCACTTGCATCAGTAAGAGAATCTGCGATCTCCATAAGCTCGTCAAGAGTCTGGGGAGCTTCTTCAACAAGATCTGTGTTGTAGAAAAGAGCATAAGTTTCAACTACTGCAGGGATACCGTACTGGATTCCCTCGTAGCTGAATGCTGTAACTGCTTCTTCGTTGTATTCAGAAAGACGCTCTTCCTGGTCAGCAGTAAGCTCAAGCTCAGCTGCCAATCCTTGAAGGACGATATCTCCCATACGGTCATGAGGCTGGAAGAAAAGATCAGGACCCTGGCCGGAAGAACCATCCAGTGAAACAGCCTCTGTTTGATCTAACATTGAGAAAGGAGTAATGTTGATTTCAATTCCATGCTCATCTTCAAAACGTTGTGTGATCTCTTCGTAAGCATCCAATTGTGAATCTTCATCGTTTACCCACATATCAAGCGATTCTGGTTTTTCAGGAGCATCAGAGTCTGCCTGAGCTTCCCCTTCAGCTTCTTCGCCAGCGTCTTCTCCGTTTTCATCTGTGTCAGGATCTGCTGGTGCGTCGTCATCTCCGCCTCCACAAGCTACTAATGCGATGGAAAGTACGAGCATCATCATCAGTGTTAAAAGAAACTTGCCTTTAAACATGTTGTTTCCCCCTTTAATTAAATGGTTACATCCTGTGCAACCTGTTGCCTGTCCATTATCACTCCCGGCCTTTGGTACATCTGCGGGTTTCAATATCTGAATCCGCTTTCATATGTACACCAGTACGTGAACTGGCAGTTACTGTCCAAGCCTTTAATGACAGCACGTCCAGTTAGTCCCCGGCTCCAGTGCAAGAGGTCGGACAACCGTTTGCACAAATGAGGCAAAAACAATTCCACGGTTTTGCCGTGAAATCGTTTGCATCAC
This DNA window, taken from Alteribacter keqinensis, encodes the following:
- a CDS encoding sugar ABC transporter substrate-binding protein, which translates into the protein MFKGKFLLTLMMMLVLSIALVACGGGDDDAPADPDTDENGEDAGEEAEGEAQADSDAPEKPESLDMWVNDEDSQLDAYEEITQRFEDEHGIEINITPFSMLDQTEAVSLDGSSGQGPDLFFQPHDRMGDIVLQGLAAELELTADQEERLSEYNEEAVTAFSYEGIQYGIPAVVETYALFYNTDLVEEAPQTLDELMEIADSLTDASADEYGFLMEATNLYFAYPFLTGAGGYIFNQDADGAYDTEDIGLDNEGAVEGAALIQSWFEDGYMPTGIDGDVMNGLFQDGKVGAVITGPWAIPDYRDALGDSLAVAMLPEWDGDQLNSFSGNKGWLVSEYSEDKYWATELALFITNAESSETYYETAGELPAHTAVEIDDEFMGPIFEQTQVAEPMPNVPEMSQVWEPVSDALQFISQGEDPQEVMEEAVEQIRDQIAIMGQ